The Pseudomonas sp. R4-35-07 nucleotide sequence CAAACCGCTGCTGCTCGATACGCTCGACCCGCTGTTTCTGCAAACCGTCAGCCGCCTCGGCCCGCTCGCCCACGGGCTGTTCCTGACCCTGGTGGTGCTGAACCTGGTCATCGGTTTCCAGGCCATCGGCGCCTTGATGGTGGTGGGTTTGATGATGTTGCCGGCCATCGCTTCGCGCTTCTGGAGCCGGCGCCTGCCGGTGCTGATCGCAGTATCGGCCGTGCTGGGATGCCTGTCGGTGTGGCTGGGATTATTGCTGTCGTTCTACTACTCACTGCCCAGCGGCCCGGCCATCGTGCTGGTGGCGGGCGCCGGGTATGCGTTGTCCGTGGTTTTCGGTCCGGTGCACGGCTTGCTGCGCCGCCCGCCCTTGCTTACATCCCAATGAGGTGTTTTCCGATGCGCGCTCTACTTGTGCTGTTCAGTCTGCTGTTGCCCCTCTCGATGGCCCAGGCCGCCGATAAACTCCAAGTGGTCACCAGCTTCAGTATTCTCGATGACATCACCCACCAGATCGGTGGCGATCATATCCAGATCAGCAACATGGTCGGCCCGGACGCCGACGCCCACACCTACGAACCCACGCCGGACGACGCCAAGGCGTTGCTCAAGGCCAGACTCATCATCAAGAACGGCCTAGGCTTCGAGCCTTGGCTGGACCGCCTGGTGAGCAGCACCGAGACCAAGGCCACGGTGGTCACCGCCAGCAAAGGCGTGATCTCCCACACCATGGACGAGGACGGCGAGACCATCCCGGACCCACACGCCTGGCACAATCTGGCCAACGCCGAGATTTACGTCAACAACATCACCAAGGCCCTGGTGATCGCCGACCCGGCCAACCAGGCGGACTACCTGCGCAACAGCCAGGCCTACCTGAAAGAAATCCACCGCGTGTTGGCCGAAGCCAAGGCCAAGTTCGGCGCACTGCCGGCGGGTAACCGCCGTATCGTGACCTCCCATGACGCCTTCGGTTACCTGGGCCAGGCCTATGGCATCCAGTTCCTCGCGCCACAAGGTTTGTCCACCGAGCGCGAACCATCAGCCGCCGAAGTGGCCGCGCTGATCACCCAGATTCGCCAGGACAAGGTCAAGGCCGTGTTCATGGAGAACATCAAGGACTCACGCCTGCTCAAGCAAATTGCCGACGAAAGCGGCGCGCAGATCGGCGGCACGCTGTACTCCGACGCCCTCGCCACCGAAGGCCCGGCCAGCACGTTTATCGGGCTGTTCGAATACAACCTCAATACCTTGTGCGCGGCTCTGGGCACACCATGATTCGCAATGCCTGATGGTTCTGCGTCAAGCGCGAGGTTTGACGGTACCGCAATCGTTGCCCAGCCATTGCGCGTGAGTGTCCAGGCTGCCCTTTTGCTGGATGCCGGTGGCATTGAAGGTGCCGTTGACGGTGGTGGTGAATTCTTTCTGGCTCTGGAAAGTCGCCACGCCTACGCCTTGGGCTTTCGGGCAACTGAAGCGGAATTTCCATTGGTTGCCGGTCTTGTCGGTCACTTGCTGTTTGCAACCCGATTGCGGGTCCGTCAGGGGGATGGAGTCGGACGCGACCTGAGCCGGCGTCAGGCACACCTGCACGCCTTTACCGGCCATGGTGATGCCCTGTTTTTCCAGCATGGCGCGCTGTTCGGGGGTCATCTGTTGCTTGAGTTGACCGAGAATCAGGGACAGGTCCGGCAGGTCCTGGTTGTCGACTTTCATATTGCTGGTCGTCAATTCCCACAAGCCCGGCGCCAACATCTGTGCCTGTGCTGCCACCGGCAGCGACAAACCAACAACCATGGATAAACAGAGCAGACGAGCATTCATCGGGTAACTCCTGGGCAATTGTGGGCGTTAGACGCCGCAAAGGTGCCAGTGTTGCACGGCAAATAAAATAGCGACATTCACTGTGGAACATGGTCTGTTACGCATTGGACTGCCCGGAGTAATGTCGTTCATGGATTTTTTTGGCCCGCACCTGCTCGCCTACTTCATTGCCACGCTGCATTTTTTCGGGAGCCTCGCCGCGATCCATGCGGTACTGACCGTCAGGACCGCCCAAGGCTCGATTGCCTGGGCGTTGTCGCTGATGTTCATGCCTTACCTCACACTGATTCCCTACCTGATTTTCGGCCGCAGCACCTTCGACGCCTACATCCAGGCGCGTCGCCAGGCCAACCAGGAAATGCACACGGCCATCGCCGAATTGAACTGGCGCCCCTGGGTCGAGGAGGCGCTGGCCGCGCGCAATTCCAATGCCTACGCCTCTTTGCGCGCCATGCCCAAATTGGGCCGCATGCCCTGTCTGGCCAATAACCAGGTGCAGTTGCTGATTAACGGCGACGCCACCTTCAGCGCAATCTTCGAGGCCATCGGCAGCGCAAAAACCGCTGTGCTGTTCCAGTTCTTCATCATTCATGACGATGAACTCGGTCGCCAACTGCACAGGTTGCTCACGGCAAAAGCGGCCGAAGGCGTGGATATTTACGTGCTCTACGACCGCATCGGCAGCCACGCCCTGCCCCATCGTTATGTGCAGTCGCTGCGCGACGCGGGTGTCAACGTCAAAGCCTTCGCCACCCGCAGCGGCTGGCTGAATCGCTTTCAGGTCAACTTTCGCAACCACCGCAAGATCGTGGTGGTGGACGGCATCACCGGGTTTGTCGGCGGGCACAATGTGGGCGATGAATACCTCGGTAAAAAGCCGCCCCTGTCGCCATGGCGCGATACCCATGTGCAGGTCACCGGCCCGGTGGTGGCGTGCTTGCAAGAGTCGTTTGCCGAAGACTGGTTCTGGGCCGCACGCGAACTGCCACCCCTGATTCTGCCGGACGCTTACCCCGAGAATGGCGTGCTCTGCCAATTGCTCGCCAGCGGCCCGGCCGACGCGTATGAAACTTGCTCGCTGTTTTTCGTCG carries:
- a CDS encoding DUF3617 domain-containing protein, giving the protein MNARLLCLSMVVGLSLPVAAQAQMLAPGLWELTTSNMKVDNQDLPDLSLILGQLKQQMTPEQRAMLEKQGITMAGKGVQVCLTPAQVASDSIPLTDPQSGCKQQVTDKTGNQWKFRFSCPKAQGVGVATFQSQKEFTTTVNGTFNATGIQQKGSLDTHAQWLGNDCGTVKPRA
- the cls gene encoding cardiolipin synthase; the encoded protein is MDFFGPHLLAYFIATLHFFGSLAAIHAVLTVRTAQGSIAWALSLMFMPYLTLIPYLIFGRSTFDAYIQARRQANQEMHTAIAELNWRPWVEEALAARNSNAYASLRAMPKLGRMPCLANNQVQLLINGDATFSAIFEAIGSAKTAVLFQFFIIHDDELGRQLHRLLTAKAAEGVDIYVLYDRIGSHALPHRYVQSLRDAGVNVKAFATRSGWLNRFQVNFRNHRKIVVVDGITGFVGGHNVGDEYLGKKPPLSPWRDTHVQVTGPVVACLQESFAEDWFWAARELPPLILPDAYPENGVLCQLLASGPADAYETCSLFFVEAIHAATERVWITSPYFIPDEAVFAALRLAVLRGVDVRLLLPSRPDHRIVYAASSLYAIEAVRAGVRVFRYTPGFLHQKVVLVDSEISAIGSANMDNRSFRLNFEVMLLTVDEAFAKQVERMLLDDFALAHEVSQEESRETRRLQQLGMRVARLISPIL
- a CDS encoding metal ABC transporter substrate-binding protein gives rise to the protein MRALLVLFSLLLPLSMAQAADKLQVVTSFSILDDITHQIGGDHIQISNMVGPDADAHTYEPTPDDAKALLKARLIIKNGLGFEPWLDRLVSSTETKATVVTASKGVISHTMDEDGETIPDPHAWHNLANAEIYVNNITKALVIADPANQADYLRNSQAYLKEIHRVLAEAKAKFGALPAGNRRIVTSHDAFGYLGQAYGIQFLAPQGLSTEREPSAAEVAALITQIRQDKVKAVFMENIKDSRLLKQIADESGAQIGGTLYSDALATEGPASTFIGLFEYNLNTLCAALGTP